The Acidimicrobiia bacterium genomic interval ATCGAGCAGTCGGATAAGTTCACCGCCCCCGTAGCCGGAGGCACCCAGAATGGCTACTGACTTCACGAAATCCCCATCCGCATAACTATACGAATATGCGCATACATTCGCAAACCCTACCCGTTCAGTGGCGCCAAACCCAGACTCGGCAACGGAGGCATGGCCTCGTCGTATAACCAGGCCTCCACGAATCCGGTGAGATCTTGCCCGGCCACCTCGTTGGCGGTCGCGATGAAGTCGGCGGTCGTCGCGTTCGCGTATGCGAACCGTTTCTGAAACGTCCTGGCGATATCAAAGAAAGCTTCGTCTCCGACCTCAAGTCGGAGGGCGTGCAAGGTCAGGCCACCACGCAGATAGACCGACGCATTGAAGATGTCATCGGCTTTCGGTTCGCCTGGGGGCGGGAACTGCCGATAGGCCTGAGCAGCCGCCACGGACTCGGATCCGGTGCCGTTCAAGAATTGGCGACCGCTCATCAGCTCGTAGGCCTGGGCAATCCGTACGTCGCGAAACTCCGGCCCCTGGGTTTCTTCAACCCACAACCACTGGGTATATGTGGCGAATCCCTCGTTGAGCCAGATGTCATCCCACCGCTCGAGGGAGACCGAATCGCCAAACCATTGGTGGGCCAATTCGTGAATGACCACGTCCTCGCCAAGGCTGAGAACCTGTGCTCCAAACGTGGACAGGGTCTGGGTTTCGAGGGCCACCCCAACCTCGGTCGTGTCGAGCACCAAGGCCCCGTATGTGTCGAAAGGATAGGGACCGAATCGATCGGCAAGGAACGCGATCATCTCGGCCTGCTTGTCGAAGATCGTCAGAGTCGAATCGCGGATATCGACGTCGAAGTAGTTTCGAATCACCACTCCGTCCGGCCCCTCCTGCTCAACCAGCTTGAAGTCCCCGATTCCAAAGGCCAGTAGGTACGGAGCGATCGGATCGGCGACTTCAAACGCATATTTGATGAATCCGTCGTCCTCTTGGCCTACGTCGACGAGCGTGCCAGAGACGGCGACCACCAGTGGGCCTGGCACCGAAACAGCCAGAGAGTATGTGGCTTTGTCGCTGGGATGGTCGTTGACTGGCATCCATGATGACGTTCCATCTGGCTCGCTGATAGCGAAGAATCCATCTACGGATCGTTGAATTCCCATCATGAACGTCGCTGCAGGAGAGTCGTAGGGCTCGGTGAGACCGCCGTAGGCGATTGACAGAACAAAGGTCTGTCCTGCCGCAACAACCGTCGCCGGATCGATCCGCAGTTCACCGTTCTCGTGTGACCACTCGGCCGGTTCCCCATCCACCAACACCTCCGAGGGGAAGAGGACATCAAGATCCACCGACCATGAGTCGAGGTCTTCGAGGGCCAGTATTTCCATTACGGTCTGGCCTTCCAGGCGTCCTGACGACGTGTCGAACCGGATGGTCACATCGGCATGTTGCACGTCATACCCGGAGTTGCCCAGGTCTGGATAGAGGGGATCACCCAACCCACCGTCAGCATGAATCCCTGGTCGGGAGACGGTGTCCGCCACCGAGGTGTCCGGATCGCCCGTCGAAGCGCCCACGGCCGGGGCGGTTGTACTGGTTGGCGTACCGGTGCCCAACGAACACGCCGAAGCCAGGACGGCGACTGCCAGGAGGCTATAGGAGGTTCGCACCATGCTCCCCCACCCAGGCGTCGACCAGGGCGTACGCTTCGTCGGGGTCATAGGGACCGTGATCGATCCGGTATTCAAGCAGCATCTTCATGATCATCCCCACTTCCTTGCCGGGTCCGATCCCGAGATACTTCATGACGTCGTTCCCGTCGATCGGTGCCCGAAGCTTGTCGAGTTCTTCGGCCTCGGCAAGCACCGCGATACGTTCCTCCAACTCGTCGATCCGACGGGAGATGAGCGCGGCTCGTTTGGGGTTGGCGGTGGTGACGTCTGAACGGACGAGTTGGTTCAAGTCCTCAAGTAATTCCCCGGCATCGCGGGCGTAGCGCCGGACGGCCGAGTCGGTCCAACCCATCTTGAAAGTGTGGGGACGCAAATGAAGGAAAACCAATTGTCCGACCTCGTCCACGAGCGATTTCGGGTACCGAAGCTCTCGAAGCCGGCGCCTGGCCATACGAGCGCCAACCACTTCATGGTGATGAAACGTGACGCCCCCCTGAGCGAACTCTCGAGTGTCGGGCTTGCCAATGTCGTGTAGCAACGCAGCCATTCGGATCCGTAGGCGCGGATCGGTCTTCTCGACCACTGCCAGCGTGTGTTCCCACACGTCCTTGTGACGATGAAACGGATCGTGCTGTTCACTGAGGGCCACCAACTCCGGCAAAAAGACGGCCGCCAAACCCGACTTCACAAGGCCCCGCAACCCACGTGCCGGAAACTCCCCGACAAGTAGCTTCGAGAACTCATCGCGGACGCGCTCAGCCGAAACGATGGCGAGTCGATCCGCCATCCCGGCGGCGGCTCGTTCGGCCGCAGGATCACATTCAAAACCAAGGGTGGCCGCGAACCGATACAAACGCAACATCCGGAGCGGATCGTCGGAAAAAGCCATTTCCGGTTCCAATGGCGTTCGCAACTCTTGCCTGGCCAGATCGACCAACCCACCAAACGGGTCGATGATCTGGCCTCCTGCCACATCCAGGGCCATCGCGTTGATCGAGAAGTCCCGTCGCGACAGGTCCGTTTCGAGATCGTCTCCGAAGACCACTTTGGGCTTGCGACTTTCATCGTCATATACCTCTGAGCGGAACGTGGTGATTTCAAAACGCTGCTCGGCGATCTGCAGCCCGATGGTTCCGTACTGTTCACCCATTGTGAACACCGAACCGAGCGGATCGACGATCCGCTTGACGTCAGCCGGTCGGGCGTTGGTCGCAAAATCAAGATCGTCAGAGGTTCGGCCAAGCAATGCGTCGCGCAACGAGCCACCGACGAGGAATAGTTCAAACCCGGCACCCGCGAAGTGGGCACCGAGGCGGGAAGAGGCGGAGTCATCGGCAACGAGCCAGGCGAGACGTTCGGGAATCATGTATCGCTAGAGGATAGATCCTTAGGGTTCTCCGCCGGCATCCCGCCGGTCGGGTCGACGAGCGGTAGTTCGCACGACCAACGAAACGAGGGTCGCTCGCATGTGCGGCGACCCTCGTCCCTCGCTCCGCCCGCAAAGTTGATTCCGGTAGCCCTCCGTTGCCTGGCCTGCGGAACTGTGCGGGAATCCTGGTTGGAACCTATACCGAGATGAGTCCTTGTTGTTCTGCCTTGACCCGGAAGTCGTGCGGATTTGAAGCCGAACTCATCGCCGTCTGAAACGAGATCAAGCCGGCTTTGAACAGACCGAGGATCGACTGATCGAAGGTCTGCATACCGTAGAACTCTGATTCTGAGATGACCTCGATCAAGCTATTGGTCTGCGAAGCGTCCACGATACGATCGTAAACCCGACCGTTATTCGTCATGATCTCAACCGCAGGAACCCGGCCGCCATCGACCTTCTCCAACAGTCGCTGACTAACCACGCCCTTGAGAGTCGCGGCCAACATGATTCGCACCTGTTGCTGCTGATAGGGCGGGAAGAAGTCAATGATTCTGCTGACAGACTCGGTGGCGTCAACGGTATGCAGCGTCGACAACACAAGGTGGCCCGTTTCGGCTGCCTGCAGGGCAGCTTTGACCGTCTCGGCGTCTCGCATTTCCCCGATCAGGATGATGTCGGGGTCCTGGCGAAGTGCCCGCCTGAGGGCTTCGGTGAAGTCCTTGGTATCCATGCCAATTTC includes:
- a CDS encoding M1 family metallopeptidase, producing the protein MVRTSYSLLAVAVLASACSLGTGTPTSTTAPAVGASTGDPDTSVADTVSRPGIHADGGLGDPLYPDLGNSGYDVQHADVTIRFDTSSGRLEGQTVMEILALEDLDSWSVDLDVLFPSEVLVDGEPAEWSHENGELRIDPATVVAAGQTFVLSIAYGGLTEPYDSPAATFMMGIQRSVDGFFAISEPDGTSSWMPVNDHPSDKATYSLAVSVPGPLVVAVSGTLVDVGQEDDGFIKYAFEVADPIAPYLLAFGIGDFKLVEQEGPDGVVIRNYFDVDIRDSTLTIFDKQAEMIAFLADRFGPYPFDTYGALVLDTTEVGVALETQTLSTFGAQVLSLGEDVVIHELAHQWFGDSVSLERWDDIWLNEGFATYTQWLWVEETQGPEFRDVRIAQAYELMSGRQFLNGTGSESVAAAQAYRQFPPPGEPKADDIFNASVYLRGGLTLHALRLEVGDEAFFDIARTFQKRFAYANATTADFIATANEVAGQDLTGFVEAWLYDEAMPPLPSLGLAPLNG
- a CDS encoding CCA tRNA nucleotidyltransferase, producing MIPERLAWLVADDSASSRLGAHFAGAGFELFLVGGSLRDALLGRTSDDLDFATNARPADVKRIVDPLGSVFTMGEQYGTIGLQIAEQRFEITTFRSEVYDDESRKPKVVFGDDLETDLSRRDFSINAMALDVAGGQIIDPFGGLVDLARQELRTPLEPEMAFSDDPLRMLRLYRFAATLGFECDPAAERAAAGMADRLAIVSAERVRDEFSKLLVGEFPARGLRGLVKSGLAAVFLPELVALSEQHDPFHRHKDVWEHTLAVVEKTDPRLRIRMAALLHDIGKPDTREFAQGGVTFHHHEVVGARMARRRLRELRYPKSLVDEVGQLVFLHLRPHTFKMGWTDSAVRRYARDAGELLEDLNQLVRSDVTTANPKRAALISRRIDELEERIAVLAEAEELDKLRAPIDGNDVMKYLGIGPGKEVGMIMKMLLEYRIDHGPYDPDEAYALVDAWVGEHGANLL
- a CDS encoding PilT/PilU family type 4a pilus ATPase; this translates as MIDVGASDLHLKVGSPPVMRIDGELHPTSLPMLLPNDTEEYAHSIFTQRAASEFREINEADFAYGKAELGRFRVNVYRQRGSVSLVLRRVLPSTQNFEELGLPTVLEKLSQESRGLLLVTGPTGSGKTTTLASIIDYMNRTRRVNIITIEDPIEVLHRDKLSIVAQREIGMDTKDFTEALRRALRQDPDIILIGEMRDAETVKAALQAAETGHLVLSTLHTVDATESVSRIIDFFPPYQQQQVRIMLAATLKGVVSQRLLEKVDGGRVPAVEIMTNNGRVYDRIVDASQTNSLIEVISESEFYGMQTFDQSILGLFKAGLISFQTAMSSASNPHDFRVKAEQQGLISV